The DNA window ACCTTTTTGCCCGAGCTGTTTCCTACCCTGGGAATGCCTATCTATTTTTTGATTGCTGCCCTGGTAGGAATATTTTCCGGGAAAAAATTTAACTTCTTAAAAATATCTCAAGAGGCAATTCATGATGCTTTGCCAGTTTTAGGTATTCTGGTGGGAGTGGGCATGTTTATTCAGGTTATGACTCTGACCGGAGTAAGAGGTTATATTGTTATAAATTGTTTAAGTTTACCTGCTTTTTTGTTGTACCTGGGGATTGCTATTAGTATGCCGCTTTTTGGTGCGGTATCTGCTTATGGTTCAGCTTCGGTCTTAGGAGTGCCTTTTGCTCTGTCTTTACTGGAGAGTAGCCCGGTAATAACAGTATCAGCATTGTCTCAATTAGCAGCTTTGGGAGATTTGATGCCACCAACAGCATTGGCAGGAATTTTTGCCGCTCAGGTGGTGGGCGAGAAAAATTACTTTAAAGTTTTAAAGTATTGCATCTTACCAGCCATTATTACTGCTGCTTGGTGTATAGTAATTATTGTTTTTGCCAATGTTATTGCTGAAATTCTGTTGTAATTTACTGAAAAGCTGAAAAGGGAGAGGAGAAGAATGGCTATTATCACTCTTATTTACCGTTTAATTATCTTATTTTTAACTGCTTTAGTTGTTCTGGAAATGTTTAAGGAGAAAAATGTCTGGCATCAGCTTACTGGTTCCCTTGTTATCATTCCTTTTGTGTTAAGATTACTTATGATAAAATAATTTTTTCCGATATTTTTAATCATGGATATGATATAGATAGATATGGATATAGATATGGATATATGCAGGAGAGAGGAAAGAGAAAATAGGAGAGAGGATTAGCAAATGAAAAAGAATCAAAAAATTGCCATCTTTTTATTGGTTTTTGCTTCTTTTATTGTTTTATGGTCTGCTTTAGAATTTATTGATCAGTGGAAACCGGATGTAATCATAGCCGGACCCGGAGTAACCGAAACTGCTAATTTAAGTGATTATTTTCCAGAACTAAAAGGGGAATACTGTGATACTACTATTTATTTTTTGGAAGGGGATGAACCAGGGGGTACGGTTTTTATTTTAGGAGGTACCCATCCTAATGAGCCATCTTCTATGCTCTCAACCGTAATGTTAATTGAGAATGCTGTGGTAACTCAGGGCAGAATGATTATCATACCACAAGCCAATCTTAGCGGATATTCCCATAATGATCCCCAGGAAGGCTCTCCTCGTCAGATTCATTTTACAACACCAGATGGCATAAGAGCATTTAGATATGGTTCACGGGCGACCAATCCCATTCATCAGTGGCCAGATCCTGATATTTATATTAATCAATTTGGCCAATCACTTTCCGGTTCTGAAACCCGTAATTTAAATCGTGGTTATCCTGGAGACCCTGACGGTAATTATACGGAAAAAGTTTGTTATGGTATTATGGAGGTCATTCGAAAGGAAGAATGCAATTTGTCTATTGATTTACATGAAGCCTCTCCGGAATATCCGGTGATAAAT is part of the Atribacterota bacterium genome and encodes:
- a CDS encoding succinylglutamate desuccinylase; the protein is MKKNQKIAIFLLVFASFIVLWSALEFIDQWKPDVIIAGPGVTETANLSDYFPELKGEYCDTTIYFLEGDEPGGTVFILGGTHPNEPSSMLSTVMLIENAVVTQGRMIIIPQANLSGYSHNDPQEGSPRQIHFTTPDGIRAFRYGSRATNPIHQWPDPDIYINQFGQSLSGSETRNLNRGYPGDPDGNYTEKVCYGIMEVIRKEECNLSIDLHEASPEYPVINAIVAHERAIDLASIAVLDLQLEDLDYNLEISPPSFRGLTHREWGDYSNTMAILMETANASQGRIRGRTDETLVLTGKDKMYIKAAELGRLYVPYDESGHPIEERVGRHLTAIKVLVDNISLLFPDKAVQYHGIPAYQELLEQGYGAYLIN